From Rutidosis leptorrhynchoides isolate AG116_Rl617_1_P2 chromosome 3, CSIRO_AGI_Rlap_v1, whole genome shotgun sequence, a single genomic window includes:
- the LOC139897761 gene encoding uncharacterized protein has product MMLMKSEELRSSEFSELKVYCLQLLELTRNPRNNNNTPITHLLQYIRRSPPHLLQPFFEYTLFPLLLLLEAAVECRSTPNDESKEKPHKISDAVAEGVIQCLDELLMKCYIGSVDQMVVILKKLTNAAMLSPSEASEEFREGVIRCFKALLNGLRSCSNTSCTCSQIKCLPMLLEKPHLQTFPVNKLNTDECLLTFLRSQSATVIVGHWLSLLLKAADVEAARGHIGSSKIRVEAFMTLRVLVAKVGIADQLAFFLPGVVSQIGKVLLVSKTMISGAAGSMEAMDQALRCLAEFLMIVLQDEANISVLDCCEMDFILDKSPLSFLEDLRRLPGKKQDQVEVLATTTAEKSSQSDNKKSMHVERTREWIETASSHVNKLLSGVFPHLCIHPAKKVRQGTMAAIQGLLSTCSRTLKESRLILLECLCSLVCDDDEEVSTSAQEFLENLLSSSVKHHIEQGFSDLFNRLFEKLPEVVVGGDQLLAHSQKLLVLIYYSGPQFVKDRLLYSPVSAARFFDTITLCLSPNSVYSGSLDKLLLERPSSVGYLRSITEMKATAFIAYEKKPDVEYNAYEDPNSYKIQNEYDLPRMPPWFTSSNNQKLYQSLAGIVRLVSLSLVADGSESEGNISIIKDIPLSYLRKLIGDVRNKEYTKESWQSWYQRTNSGKLVRQASTGACILNEMIFGLSDQAIDDLKTKFRKNMSGWNVSVKQDLQRQLIDCIGSILHEYLSPEIWNLPLELSNVVGTGDVTMHLFRDNAMLHQILIDGIGIFNLCLKSDFVSSGFLHSSLYVLLENLICSNFKVRHASDAVLHVIASTSGHPTVGHLVLANSDYVIDSICRQLRHLDLNPHVPSVLAAILSYIGVAHKILPLMEEPMRSISQELEILGRHQHPELTISFLKSVVEIAKASKLEASSLPPQAESHHKQVKSEISDDVVLSNPEEVEISSKLEAIFFKLKESKSYRRTVGSISSSCITAATPLLSSLKPTSCLLALDIVEDGVIALAHVEESYRHEMKTREVLIQALQSYSLHDIADTLESENDTSDENRLLPAMNKIWPFFIACIRNGNPLTTRRCANVMSRAVQICGGDFFSRRFHSDGPHIWKVLSTSPFHKPSINFKERRVLQLPYRTNPMSSEEPRAEISDLKVQVAVLEMICEISGNKKSASAFESVLKKVSGMVVGIACSGITVLRDASVNALKGLSSIDSDLVWLLLADVYYSKKETVSPPPPVEGLPQVSQLLPPPFSPKSYLYVEYGGQSYGFNIDFSSVEYVFKKLFND; this is encoded by the exons ATGATGCTAATGAAATCAGAGGAACTTAGAAGCAGCGAGTTTTCGGAATTAAAGGTTTACTGTTTACAACTACTAGAACTCACCAGAAACCCTAGAAACAACAACAACACCCCAATCACTCATCTTCTTCAATATATTCGCCGTTCTCCTCCTCATCTACTTCAACCGTTCTTTGA ATATACTTTGTTTCCTCTGCTGCTGCTGCTGGAAGCTGCAGTGGAGTGCAGATCGACACCAAATGATGAGTCTAAAGAAAAGCCTCATAAAATAAGTGATGCTGTAGCAGAAGGTGTTATTCAATGTTTGGACGAGCTTCTAATGAAGTGCTATATAGGATCCGTGGATCAG ATGGTTGTAATACTGAAAAAGTTGACTAATGCAGCAATGCTATCTCCATCTGAAGCATCAGAGGAGTTTCGTGAAGGAGTTATTAGGTGTTTCAAGGCACTACTCAATGGTTTACGTTCATGTTCCAATACATCTTGCACGTGCAGTCAAATTAAATGCCTGCCTATGCTTCTAGAAAAACCACATTTACAAACATTTCCAGTAAATAAATTAAACACGGACGAATGTTTACTTACTTTCCTTCGATCTCAATCTGCAACTGTCATCGTTGGTCATTGGCTATCACTTCTGCTAAAA GCTGCAGATGTTGAGGCGGCACGGGGACATATAGGCAGTTCTAAGATCCGTGTAGAAGCATTCATGACTCTTCGTGTGCTTGTAGCCAAG GTTGGTATAGCAGATCAACTAGCTTTCTTTTTACCGGGTGTTGTTAGTCAAATTGGAAAAGTTTTGCTTGTTTCAAAAACAATGATTAGTGGGGCTGCTGGAAGTATGGAAGCCATGGACCAGGCACTTAGATGTTTGGCCGAGTTTCTCATGATAGTTCTTCAAGATGAGGCTAATATATCCGTTCTCGATTGTTGTGAAATGGATTTCATTTTGGATAAATCCCCATTATCATTTCTAGAGGATCTCCGCCGTTTACCTGGCAAAAAGCAGGACCAGGTTGAAGTTTTAGCAACAACAACAGCTGAAAAGTCTTCACAATCAGATAATAAAAAATCCATGCATGTAGAACGTACAAGAGAATGGATTGAAACTGCTTCGTCTCATGTGAATAAGTTATTGTCAGGAGTTTTTCCACAT CTTTGTATTCATCCAGCTAAGAAGGTGAGGCAGGGGACCATGGCTGCTATACAGGGACTCTTATCAACCTGCAGTCGCACATTGAAGGAAAGCAGACTAATACTTCTG GAATGTTTATGTTCTCTAGTTTGTGATGATGATGAAGAGGTGTCGACATCGGCTCAAGAATTTCTTGAAAATTTGTTATCATCAAGTGTGAAGCATCACATAGAACAAGGTTTTTCTGATTTATTTAACAG GCTCTTTGAAAAGCTCCCAGAGGTAGTAGTTGGAGGAGATCAGTTACTTGCTCATTCCCAAAAGTTACTTGTGTTAATTTACTACTCTGGCCCACAATTTGTTAAAGACCGTCTTCTTTATTCTCCT GTGTCAGCTGCTCGATTCTTTGATACTATTACTCTTTGTTTGAGTCCGAATTCAGTATATTCTGGCTCGTTAGACAAACTGCTTTTGGAGAGACCTTCTTCAGTTGGGTACTTGCGTTCTATAACTGAGATGAAAGCTACTGCTTTTATTGCATATGAAAAGAAGCCTGATGTTGAATATAATGCTTATGAAGATCCAAATTCTTACAAAATTCAAAATGAATATGATCTTCCACGAATGCCACCTTGGTTTACTTCATCTAACAATCAGAAACTTTATCAATCACTCGCAGGGATCGTTAGACTCGTTAGCTTGTCTCTTGTTGCAG ATGGGTCTGAAAGTGAGGGGAATATATCGATTATTAAGGATATCCCCCTGAGTTACTTGCGTAAGTTAATCGGTGATGTAAGAAACAAAGAATACACAAAAGAGAGCTGGCAATCATGGTATCAAAGAACAAATTCAGGAAAACTTGTAAGACAAGCTAGTACTGGTGCATGCATCTTGAACGAGATGATATTTGGTTTATCAGATCAAGCTATTGATGATTTAAAAACAAAGTTTCGTAAAAACATGTCTGGCTGGAATGTTTCTGTAAAACAAGACTTACAAAGACAATTAATTGACTGCATCGGGAGTATATTGCATGAGTATTTATCTCCTGAAATCTGGAATCTTCCGCTGGAGCTATCCAATGTAGTAGGAACAGGAGATGTTACCATGCACCTTTTTCGTGATAATGCAATGCTGCACCAG ATTTTGATCGATGGGATCGGGATATTTAATCTTTGTCTTAAAAGTGATTTTGTGTCAAGTGGGTTTCTTCATTCATCTCTTTACGTGTTACTGGAGAATCTTATCTGTTCAAACTTCAAAGTCAGACATGCATCTGATGCGGTCTTACATGTCATTGCATCTACATCTGGGCACCCAACG GTTGGCCACTTAGTTTTGGCGAATTCGGACTATGTGATCGATTCAATATGTCGGCAGCTGCGTCATCTGGATCTTAATCCTCATGTTCCAAGTGTTCTCGCAGCCATTCTTTCCTACATAGGTGTGGCCCACAAAATATTACCGTTGATGGAGGAGCCA ATGCGATCAATTTCTCAGGAGCTTGAGATTCTTGGCAGACATCAGCACCCTGAGCTGACCATATCCTTCTTGAAG TCAGTTGTAGAAATTGCAAAGGCTTCAAAGCTCGAGGCTTCCTCACTGCCCCCTCAAGCAGAATCACACCATAAGCAGGTTAAGTCAGAAATATCTGACGATGTTGTCCTCTCGAATCCTGAAGAAGTTGAGATTAGTTCGAAATTGGAagccattttttttaaacttaaggaATCCAAGAGCTATAGACGAACTGTTGGATCTATATCCAGTTCGTGTATTACAGCTGCCACTCCACTACTCAGTTCATTAAAGCCTACATCATGCTTGTTAGCCTTGGATATAGTTGAG GATGGAGTCATCGCGCTTGCTCATGTGGAAGAATCTTATAGGCATGAGATGAAAACCAGGGAGGTCCTTATACAAGCTTTACAATCGTATTCACTGCACGATATTGCAGATACTCTCGAGTCAGAAAATGATACTTCTGATGAAAACAGATTACTCCCAGCAATGAATAAAATTTGGCCCTTCTTCATTGCTTGTATCCGAAACGGGAATCCACTC ACAACTAGGCGCTGTGCTAATGTGATGAGCAGAGCAGTGCAAATTTGTGGAGGTGATTTCTTTTCTCGTCGCTTCCACTCAGATGGACCCCATATATGGAAAGTATTAAGCACGTCCCCGTTTCATAAACCATCAATAAATTTCAAAGAAAGAAGAGTTTTGCAGCTTCCATACAGAACCAATCCAATGTCTTCAGAGGAACCAAGGGCTGAGATTTCAGACTTAAAAGTACAGGTGGCAGTACTTGAGATGATATGTGAGATATCTGGGAACAAAAAGAGTGCTTCGGCTTTTGAAAGCGTTCTTAAGAAGGTAAGTGGGATGGTTGTAGGGATAGCATGTAGTGGGATAACTGTACTTAGAGATGCATCTGTGAATGCACTTAAAGGACTTTCATCTATTGATTCTGATCTAGTTTGGTTGCTACTCGCTGATGTTTATTACTCGAAAAAGGAGACGGTTTCACCTCCTCCACCTGTTGAGGGTTTGCCACAAGTTTCACAACTCTTGCCACCACCTTTTTCTCCCAAGTCGTACCTTTATGTCGAGTATGGTGGCCAGAGCTATGGTTTTAATATTGACTTTTCGtccgtagaatatgtttttaagaAATTGTTTAATGAttga